The DNA segment TGTATAAGGAGCTTGGCACCGTGAGGTAATCAGCCCACGGACTGCAGCTTGCCGAGAAACATCACTATGCGATTGTAATTCACTCCGAGGTCGCCGACTCCGTCGCGCGATTTGGATCGCATCTCTACCAGACTCCCGCCGTTCGGCCCGGGCCGCACCTGGATTACGAAGTCGTCCTGGAAATGGAACAGCTGGCTGGTAGAGACCCCCTCCAGCGTTTTGGTCTTCGGGTCTACATAGGTGATCTGCCAATCCGGCATGCTCGCGACCAGGGTTTTCACGCGATCGAACACAGCCGCGGGGTCGCCCGTGACACTGCCCGGGGCAAGCGGAGGATATCCCTTCTGTTGGGCGGCCATGTATTTGTCGCGGTTATATTTCATGTCGCGACCCTGATTGGCCGCGAGTTCCGCCGCGTGGACGTAT comes from the Candidatus Binataceae bacterium genome and includes:
- a CDS encoding DUF1499 domain-containing protein, whose translation is MIAAWLAFFDGMLAVTLVAVGVIAAHFYLTPAFFGFQLFIFGFLLSLLGFVLGIIGLLMTRTGPRRVARPRALIGTLLSLAVALPVFAVLTAHSKYPAINDITTDFANPPEYVHAAELAANQGRDMKYNRDKYMAAQQKGYPPLAPGSVTGDPAAVFDRVKTLVASMPDWQITYVDPKTKTLEGVSTSQLFHFQDDFVIQVRPGPNGGSLVEMRSKSRDGVGDLGVNYNRIVMFLGKLQSVG